ATTTCCAAATACTcggcaacaacgccaaaatttgacgagcgcaaaatacaAAACCAAATTATTGCTCGTAGTCAAAGATAATATAGTTTAATTATTATCTtcacaaggattggatttaaacaatgttcGAATAATCTTCAGTTGATTTCTATACAGGAAAATTAACACTTGCTTTGATGATTATCAATTATTATTACTTACAAAAATTTAAGCAGTTAACAATTGATCACAAAAGATAGTAGATGAGCAACAAGAAAGTATCAATAAGAGAAATAAGGGTAATTGACTAGATAGGTGCAAGACAATTGACTCACGATCCAATTCTTTAGTTAATTCACTTTATAATATTGTTGATTCTCATGAATTCAACAGATAGTTAAATTACACTTGAAGTTAATGTTCCTCATCCGTTTAAACGTTAATTTCagtaattaatccaattgaaGTACGGTAAACAATTGCAACGAATAAAATGATGGTTATGGTCTAAGGGGTAATTTCTCACgaatattttcctattttctagtttgattaacaattcaagaggctctttcgattacctatttGAATCACGAATTTAAACTAGAGCATTAGATGTAAAGAAATTTAATATCAagctcctctttcgattaagcaaaataacaaataactcccAATACGAATTAAAACTCCATCAATTAATTACAACAATTGTCAAGAATCGAATCCCCAATCAAGTTATCAAAACATCATATCTGTCAACACCCTAATGGAATTTAGTCCATAGCAATGGAAAAAGTCATCTCAATAAGGTTtacaaacaaagaaaatatcaatGCTAATGATTAGATACAAACTCCTGTATTTCACCGATTGTTGGTTGaaatcttgatgaattcttgagtcTTCTTGCCTTGGTTGATTCTCCAATCTTTcgtaggtcaaaagtcccttcaaaaacgtatttttgatgtatttataccatgtaagAACGGGCCATGACAAAACTACCCTTTCCTTCCCGACACTAGAAATAACTCTAATAAATTTGTACACTCCTGCGTGCGGTGCACTTGTGAGGAAGTTTAGAGAGGTGACATTTGACATGCAGCCCAGTTTTACACAACCGCGTCACGCCATGTGCGGCTGTGAGGTTTTCTCAGAGTAAATAGTTTCTTCCACTTTTTGACATTcaaacttggtcctcgacccccgaacgtgatcccgacttaatttcttgggcttctactcagacttcaaagctccaacttgtttGATTTAGCTCCAAATTACGTTAATTGCTCGGGGTcatttcctgcaaggcataaacaCGTAATAAGTGTAATTCACtattatttaagctcaaacacatataaaatacagtaattagagtgcaatactaTGCTAAAATACGAGTTTCCAGCCTACCATCACTCAACCTAGAAATATTTTGGAATAAAGGGACTAGATAAGTAGTATTCATGTACAAAATTTTCTTGTAAATTTATCTTAATGGGCTGGTCCTAAGATCAGCACTCGGGAAATCGAAAATTTTGATGGCTTGTTTAGATGAAATGCCCTTTTAAATGATTGAACTGTGTTATTAATGACGGACTGTTATCGTacaaatagcacggtatagccagttttcgaattggtcattcaaaaatagccagcatttacgaagtcaatgaaaaatagccactattttgctgcaacagagaccgatccagcataatatactggagttcggtgcacctgtgtatgaactccagcatattatgctggaccagtatactttgctgactccagtataatatactggagattggagcaccggtgctccaaactccagtatattatactggataattatacttgctggaactccagtataatatgttggagttcaagcatatttatgctggaactccagtataatatactgacgtATTTTTCAGGTTCTGAACAATgctttcgctcagatttatctttacatgaaaagtggctaaatttcgattacttttgaaattgggctatttttgaacgaccagttgtaaatctgattattttttaatttctccctaGGTTATCTGCTTTTTTTTGGCCCGGTCTGGATAAAATTTGGATAAATGTTCTCTTTTAATTTTCAATTCATTTCCTTTCTTTaacaaaaaaattgattttttccAAGTTTGCATTAAAATTTAACACTTGTACTTAGTATTATTTTGATAGAATCCTCGTTTCATTTTTTTGCCCCAGTAAGATGACTTtaactttaaaataaataagtaatttAACCCTTTAAAACATTTTACTCGAAGTTTAATTTTCTATTAATACACAGAGAGATACAAAATGTGACTCATGTTATCATCATTACAAATAATTGCCTAGTTGGCACTGCCAGTGTTGAGAAGCAAAGGTGGTCGcatttattttgattttagctATTTATTGACAGCAATTTTTACAcaattaattataaaaagtttacATGTTGATTTAATATAATGTATAATTTGGAGAAGATGATATAGAGTTTATTGTATTTTGCCAGATTACTCATTACAGAAAACACGTAAATAGTTGTTAATTAAATTAACCTTAGCATCCAataatttgattaattaattaaattaattttaaattaaatactaCTATAAAATTGGTAATTACAAAAGTCCAGGTGTCGGAGTAAACCACATTGATATTATCGAACGGGAAAAAACAAAACAATACGACCCTCACCACCTCTCTCAGTTGTTTCAGTTCAGTCTTCTCCACAATCACATTTTCCTCATAGCTCAGAAGAAGATGACAGCTCTTTCAAATTCCTTCGTTTTATCCAAACCCCAAaacttatctttccatttttcctCCGGTAATCCTTACCCTCCTTTTATTTGTCATTTCTTACTATACTCAAATCGACTGACTGTTTTCTTTATTTTGCgatattttgttgtttttcattTCTTGATCTGATTGTATTGCCTTATTTTTTATATACTTTTACTGATTTCCGTTGCTATCTGAGCTTGCATGAGCGTTCTACTGTACCAAAATTAGCGGACTGCTGTACAGTTATGTTTTGATTtcgatattttttttttgtttttcatttcttgATCTCATTTGTTTGCTGCAGTcttttactgattttctgttgctGACTGAGCTTCTGATATGGCGGACTGTTATATGGATGTGTTTATTTTctatgttttgttgttttttccttTCTTGATCTGATTGTTTTACCTAATTTTACTGCTCTTTTGTATCAAATTCTTTTTGACTGAGCTTCTAGTATGGTCTTTCGAGCTCCCTATTTTAGCCAAATTGATGCATTGTTATATGGGGGTGTAAAATTTTGGATATTTCATTGCCCTTCTTCTGCAAGGAATTATAGCTTGAATGAGATTTATTGCAATATGCATCTTCCTTCAGTCCCTAGGAAAAATGTTGGTCGATAAAGTAGGTGCATATTCCACTGCTCTCTTGAGGAAATGGTGTGAATATATTATTTTCGAAAAATAATTGCATTCTctccgtgtgtgtgtgtgtgtgtgtatttataTCTAGTTAATATGAAATGGTGCACCCATTGACAAAACCTTGCATCCGCGGATGTGTCCAATATCATTCTAAAAGCCCAGAAGGTTCTCCTGTACAAGGATTTATCACTTCGTTCTCTTCAATAATATATCATTTTTTTGGAAAGGAAAACTGGTTTTCTAGATAGGTATCTTACTTCAATTTTAAGGACACCATGATTTAGTTCCTAGTATTCTCCGAAGAATAGCTTATAGAGATCAATCTatcaaaaatagaaagaaagagaAGCTTATATAGAGATTTTATTTACTCTCTTACTTATCTACACCGGAGTTTGTATGGCCGATAGCTGATGATAAGCTTTATTGTGTCAAAGTGCACTCAAGTGCCTTAAGCTATATGAGCTGAGAAACCCCCCTACACACTTTCATCCTACAACCGACCCTTAGTCATTTTAATTGCTTCTTTGGAAAAATCCATCTGCTTGCTTTAACTTTCAGTATGACGATTTAGTAATGTATGGAGAGAATATTTGGAAGATCAAAGTAATTACAGGACATGAGCCCCAGAATTATCAAGCAACCTATGTTTGCTAGTAATCAATGGGCATTTCCAATCGTGTTGTACCTTGTGCTGAAAAATCTGGCTAATCTTTAtcttcataaaataaaataaaaacaaatctaGCTAATCTTTATTGTTAAGCAGTGACCTCAATCATCATAATGCTCTTCCTGGTTGCAACCGGCTTTAGGATTTCTTGAAGTGGAAATGGAAAATCCTCTAATTTCTGTTAACATCCAGTTACCTACGAACTACCTTGCTCCCATTTACTATtgcagttattattattgttgaatGATAAAATGAGATTTTGTTTGGATGTGATTGCATGGAAGATATGCCTTCTGCTAAATATAAATAGCTTCTACCTAATTCAATGTGATAGTTCTATTCCTAATGTAATAGATGTATCTCAATTAGATGACATTTTGCTAGGTTATCAAAAACTATATATTGAGAAAGGGGTCATGTTAATGTCAAAGTTCACCTGGTAgtctcccaaaaaaaaaaagggaatcaAAGTTCAGCTGGTATAATTCATGCGTGTCTTCCATTATTTTCGTCATAGCAGTTGAAGGAAAATTTTGTGATACAAATGAATTCTATGTTTCTGATATGCATAgagattttacatttttttagtaTTCTTCTTGGGGAAAGCATGATGCTAATATTTCTCACAATTGTGATTCGGCTTATAAATAACATGAGCAAATCATTTGTTGCATTGATAATGCCGTCTTTCTAAACCTATAACAGTGTTGTGGTGTAAAGCCTCTAACTTTATTAATGTGTTAATTAGGTTCTTGCTTGAAGTCACTAGACCAAAATGTCAGTGCCACCAAGTTGTCCTTCGGTCCAAGGCATGGAGGAAAATCATATTCTTCTAAAAGATCATTGACCATTCAAGCATCATATCGGTATTACCTTCTTGTATTCAATATGCAGGTTATGCATGAACTCTCTATTTAGAGTCACTTTCTGCAAAACAAAACAGCAGATCTAGAACTATTATATAGGGGCAGAAGCAACTTGGTTCTTGACTCGAAGCCACAAAGAAACTGTAGTTTTGTTTTTCTTCACATTTTGTTGGCCATCTAAACCTAGTGGAGAAAATATTACATCCGATGTTTCTCATTCTGAATTGGCAGTGATGGTGGAAGGCCAAGCGGTGCTGGCATCTTTGTTGGTGGCTTTGTTTTAGGAGGATTGATTGTTGGCACACTTGGCTGTGTGTTCGCACCCCAGGTACTTATGTGACTGCATTGGTTGTTGCCTTTTATTGTGCTAAACATACTCGTGAATGTCACATCTTGTTGGTCACTCTatatattttcttctctttctaaGTGCTGCACCTTAGTGGAGAAACGAGCTGATCGTAGGTTATTCTTCTTTACAGATCAGCAAGGCATTAGCTGGAGCTGATAAGAAGGACCTGATGAGAAAGTTGCCCAAGTTTATATATGACGAAGACAAAGCATTGGAGGTAAGCTGGTGTTGTGCATGTCTTTGATTAGATAGCTGTAATGAGGTATCAAATATAAGGAAGATGGATATCCTTATGTATCTGGAACCATATCTTCTGATTGAATATAATTTCCgtatgattttgaatttttaatcTCACTAATTGATGTGAATTCTGGTTTTTTGGGTCTGTGTACTTTAATCCGCATCTTACGCTTTAGCTGAAATAATTCTCTTAAGCTGGCATTTGGGGTTCCCTTAAAAAAACTCCTACTTTACAAGTAATTGGGCAGAGGATAAACCAAAGGGTAAcagccttttttttttaaaaaaaaaaaacccactTTGTCTAACTTGTAGATACTGTTTTGTCCGCAGAAACAACGTAAGAAACTTGCCGAAAAGATTGACCAGCTGAATTCGGCGATTGATGACATTTCCACTCAGTTGAGATCAGATGACACGCCAAATGGAGCTGCTGTGAACTCAGATGATGTTGAAGCTGTTGTATAAGAACAATTCTATCTTAATGTCATAGTCAGCAGAGGACATTGAATACATTCTGGGAATATTCTTAGTTCAATTTTAGTGTTTTTGGTGTTTGCTACAATATAATATCCAGAGTGAGGAAGAATATGCGATTATCTATGATTCTTCTGTTTTCTGATGGAAGGTTCAGCTTGAAGCTCTAATATACTTGCTTATAATCCTTTTCTCCACTGCCCCTATATAGTAATTCCTGCATCTGTTAGTAATTGGCTTATTCAAGCTTAGTGCATTATTCATCATCTTTTTCACATAGTTCCTTGGTAATTGATAATCTAACGTTCATTGAAATGGATTCTTTTAAATTAAGGTCCTATTTTCTTACTGAGTTTTcaaatagtaaatatatttgCTAACTGCTGTTAAGGCTAGCACGAGAAGCTTGTTGTTTCATGCTATGTTGCGCAGATTCTCCAAAACAGCTGCCGCAcacgtgtcggatcctccaaattcACCACTTTTGGAAGATCTGACATCGCCATTTTCGGATAGTCGAGCAACATAGGTTTCATGTATGTTATGGCAGGTGAATCTTAACTATTGGAGTGCATTACAGTCAAAGCACGACAAACCAGGATTATGGGTACAAATTCGAGTAAAGATTCAGCAAAATTGAGATTCTTGGCTCAAGTTTTTGATAAGTTATTATCAAATCAGGACCAGGTGTTTTACATTCAATTACAACCACACGTTGTTccaaatctaaaataaataaataaaagcaagtctATTTTCCATCAACACAATCTTTTCACATGTTTGACTCAAGAAAATTAATAGCTTTAAAATATTTACAGAAAATGTACACTGTCAATTCCATTTTGGATCTTACCTAGGCATAAAATCCGATAGCCATTTCATCCTTCAGCGAGTACATTTCTAGATTTTCACCTTTTCTTATGAATAGACACTGATATTTTTCTTGTATAGTTGTTTCAGCAAATATTAGCCAGACGTTGAAAGGATTTGAAATAATGCAATTATTGTAACTACCACCCTTCTCCTTTAGTTCCATTTCACATGTTTCCTATACTTGTCATTTTGCATGAATTTCCCCCCACTGTAAATGCTGGTAGAGCTTTTTCCACAAGCTTATCTCTTACAGAactgcagggtaagactgcgtgcaatagacccttgtggtcagAGGCGGACCTACAGCCATGCTTGAGGGGTCACGTGAACCCGTTAACTTCGGCAAAAACTCTATATATACATAGTTGTA
The nucleotide sequence above comes from Nicotiana tabacum cultivar K326 chromosome 12, ASM71507v2, whole genome shotgun sequence. Encoded proteins:
- the LOC107801159 gene encoding uncharacterized protein LOC107801159, with the protein product MTALSNSFVLSKPQNLSFHFSSGSCLKSLDQNVSATKLSFGPRHGGKSYSSKRSLTIQASYRDGGRPSGAGIFVGGFVLGGLIVGTLGCVFAPQISKALAGADKKDLMRKLPKFIYDEDKALEKQRKKLAEKIDQLNSAIDDISTQLRSDDTPNGAAVNSDDVEAVV